In Limanda limanda chromosome 21, fLimLim1.1, whole genome shotgun sequence, a genomic segment contains:
- the mapk8b gene encoding mitogen-activated protein kinase 8 isoform X2, whose protein sequence is MNRNKREKEYYSIDVGDSTFMVLKRYQNLRPIGSGAQGIVCSAYDHNFERNVAIKKLSRPFQNQTHAKRAYRELVLMKCVNHKNIIGLLNVFTPQKTLEEFQDVYIVMELMDANLCQVIQMELDHERLSYLLYQMLCGIKHLHAAGIIHRDLKPSNIVVKSDCTLKILDFGLARTAATGLLMTPYVVTRYYRAPEVILGMGYQANVDVWSVGCIMAEMVRGSVLFPGTDHIDQWNKVIEQLGTPAQEFLLKLNQSVRTYVENRPRYAGYSFEKLFPDVLFPADSEHNKLKASQARDLLAKMLVIDASKRISVDEALKHPYINVWYDPTEVEAPPPAITDKQLDEREHTVEEWKELIYKEVFDCEEKTKNGIIRGQPASIAQVQQ, encoded by the exons ATGAACCGGAATAAGCGTGAAAAGGAGTACTACAGTATAGATGTTGGCGATTCAACATTTATGGTTTTAAAGCGCTACCAGAACCTCAGACCCATCGGATCTGGAGCCCAGGGAATCGTCTG CTCAGCGTATGATCACAATTTTGAGAGGAACGTCGCAATTAAGAAGCTGAGTCGGCCCTTTCAGAATCAGACCCATGCCAAACGGGCCTACAGAGAACTGGTGCTCATGAAATGTGTCAACCACAAGAAC ATTATCGGCCTATTAAACGTTTTCACACCACAGAAGACACTGGAAGAATTCCAAGATGT GTATAttgtgatggagctgatggacgCCAACCTCTGCCAGGTGATCCAGATGGAGCTGGACCACGAGAGGCTGTCCTACCTGCTCTACCAGATGCTGTGTGGAATCAAGCACCTACATGCCGCAGGCATCATTCACAGG gACTTGAAGCCCAGTAACATCGTGGTGAAGTCTGACTGTACTCTCAAGATTCTGGATTTTGGCCTGGCCAGAACGGCCGCCACAGGCCTCCTCATGACGCCCTACGTGGTCACCCGCTACTACCGTGCTCCCGAGGTCATCCTGGGCATGGGCTACCAGGCCAATG ttgATGTCTGGTCTGTTGGATGCATCATGGCTGAAATGGTCCGGGGTAGTGTGTTGTTTCCTGGCACTGATC ATATCGACCAGTGGAACAAGGTCATCGAGCAGCTGGGGACGCCAGCTCAGGAGTTCTTGTTGAAACTCAACCAGTCTGTGAGGACGTATGTGGAGAACCGGCCACGGTACGCCGGCTACAGCTTCGAGAAGCTCTTCCCTGACGTCCTGTTCCCTGCAGACTCTGAACACAACAAACTCAAAG CGAGCCAAGCCCGAGATCTATTAGCCAAGATGCTGGTAATTGATGCATCCAAACGGATCTCAGTGGACGAGGCTCTCAAGCACCCGTACATCAATGTGTGGTACGACCCGACTGAAGTGGAGGCG ccaCCACCAGCGATCACAGACAAGCAGCTGGATGAACGAGAGCACACAGTGGAGGAGTGGAAAG AGTTGATATACAAAGAGGTGTTCGACTGTGAGGAGAAGACAAAGAACGGCATCATCAGGGGACAGCCAGCGTCCATAG CACAGGTGCAACAGTGA
- the mapk8b gene encoding mitogen-activated protein kinase 8 isoform X1 gives MNRNKREKEYYSIDVGDSTFMVLKRYQNLRPIGSGAQGIVCSAYDHNFERNVAIKKLSRPFQNQTHAKRAYRELVLMKCVNHKNIIGLLNVFTPQKTLEEFQDVYIVMELMDANLCQVIQMELDHERLSYLLYQMLCGIKHLHAAGIIHRDLKPSNIVVKSDCTLKILDFGLARTAATGLLMTPYVVTRYYRAPEVILGMGYQANVDVWSVGCIMAEMVRGSVLFPGTDHIDQWNKVIEQLGTPAQEFLLKLNQSVRTYVENRPRYAGYSFEKLFPDVLFPADSEHNKLKASQARDLLAKMLVIDASKRISVDEALKHPYINVWYDPTEVEAPPPAITDKQLDEREHTVEEWKELIYKEVFDCEEKTKNGIIRGQPASIGATVSSSPKPSSS, from the exons ATGAACCGGAATAAGCGTGAAAAGGAGTACTACAGTATAGATGTTGGCGATTCAACATTTATGGTTTTAAAGCGCTACCAGAACCTCAGACCCATCGGATCTGGAGCCCAGGGAATCGTCTG CTCAGCGTATGATCACAATTTTGAGAGGAACGTCGCAATTAAGAAGCTGAGTCGGCCCTTTCAGAATCAGACCCATGCCAAACGGGCCTACAGAGAACTGGTGCTCATGAAATGTGTCAACCACAAGAAC ATTATCGGCCTATTAAACGTTTTCACACCACAGAAGACACTGGAAGAATTCCAAGATGT GTATAttgtgatggagctgatggacgCCAACCTCTGCCAGGTGATCCAGATGGAGCTGGACCACGAGAGGCTGTCCTACCTGCTCTACCAGATGCTGTGTGGAATCAAGCACCTACATGCCGCAGGCATCATTCACAGG gACTTGAAGCCCAGTAACATCGTGGTGAAGTCTGACTGTACTCTCAAGATTCTGGATTTTGGCCTGGCCAGAACGGCCGCCACAGGCCTCCTCATGACGCCCTACGTGGTCACCCGCTACTACCGTGCTCCCGAGGTCATCCTGGGCATGGGCTACCAGGCCAATG ttgATGTCTGGTCTGTTGGATGCATCATGGCTGAAATGGTCCGGGGTAGTGTGTTGTTTCCTGGCACTGATC ATATCGACCAGTGGAACAAGGTCATCGAGCAGCTGGGGACGCCAGCTCAGGAGTTCTTGTTGAAACTCAACCAGTCTGTGAGGACGTATGTGGAGAACCGGCCACGGTACGCCGGCTACAGCTTCGAGAAGCTCTTCCCTGACGTCCTGTTCCCTGCAGACTCTGAACACAACAAACTCAAAG CGAGCCAAGCCCGAGATCTATTAGCCAAGATGCTGGTAATTGATGCATCCAAACGGATCTCAGTGGACGAGGCTCTCAAGCACCCGTACATCAATGTGTGGTACGACCCGACTGAAGTGGAGGCG ccaCCACCAGCGATCACAGACAAGCAGCTGGATGAACGAGAGCACACAGTGGAGGAGTGGAAAG AGTTGATATACAAAGAGGTGTTCGACTGTGAGGAGAAGACAAAGAACGGCATCATCAGGGGACAGCCAGCGTCCATAG GTGCAACAGTGAGCAGCAGCCCCAAACCTTCCTCCTCGTAG